The DNA segment GAACATCACCTGCAATATTTCCTTGATATTCAAGATCTTAGAATATGAGTATAGGTCTAATTTAACTTCAAAAGTTAGTTAATATTCTCTTAACATTGAAaatcttagaatgtgggttttGACTTAATTCAATCCCAAAAGTTAGCTCATGAGATGAGAATTGTCCCTGGCTTATATATTATGTCTTTGTCTTATCTCTAAGTAATGTGAGACTTAGGTTTTTCTCAATACACCCAAGTCCAACACTTTTGGGCTCGGTGTGTGGGTGACTTTTTGAATGGATTTAGAATAGGTTCTGATATCATCTTAGAATATGGTTTGAGTTTAACTCAACTCGAAAATTAGTTTATGGGATAGAAGTTGCTCcttgcttatatatatatatatatatatatatatatatatatatatatatatatatatatatattctatatctTTCTTATCTGTAGTCAACATGAGACTTAGTTTTTTCTCAATAAAAAATACGCAAAGGCTTATTAACAATCACTAACAATCAAGTTCATGTGTAATGCAATGTCATGCTAACTCTACTTCATATGTCATATGGTACCAACTCTAACTCTTAAATAGTTTAGGAGCGCATGTGTCTACCCATAAGAAGCGTCATCGACATCAATGCCTTTGCTATAGACTACACTACAATAGAATGATATCCACCTGATGACTCATTAGGGTTACGTAGTTTTTGAAGTACACCCCAATATTATGGATTAACATAGACCATTAGGGTTTTCACATTAGGTCTCTAAAACCTTCAAGGTCTAAGCTAAATTTGTCATGACCTCCACCGATTGGCTTGTATCTATTTCACGCTAACTCGCAACTCAATGTAAATGATGCATGTCACATCCCAATGCACACACTAGATCACATCATTCATAGATTACATCACTCACTATTGAGATACCAATTGAGCTCATTCTTGCCATCACTCACGGGTTAGATCACTAATCATAATGACATTCAACTTACATCTCAAGACACATTACACATACAAGTTACAGTTACAACCAATAATAACTTTATTCTTAGGCTTTGGGTATTATctcatttcttttcttattatgcGTCTATGACTTTTGTAGAGGGTAATCACAATATTTAGAGTTGTGATAATACTATCAACTTGATTTTTACCTTGTTGGAAAGctaaaacaattatttacaaCTTTTATGCCAACCTCTAAGTCTAGTTTGATCGTTTACTATGCTTAGAGTTAGGAAGAACATGAAATTATCACTTAAATCCTAAGTCTTGATAGATTGGTTGCTCCTTACTAGAATTACAATATCTTATTATGGGTTAAAAAGTCTATAATTTCTTTGGAAGACTTCTAAGGTCCCTTActaaaagggttttttttttaatattataaaataatgacaaaaaaagTTACAATCATGACAAATTTGTCTGGCTCGTGACTTGTGACACAGGCATCTTCTAAGCCTTTGGACAAATTTTATCCCATCTATGTCATGTGACAAATGtgaaatttttatctttctcttcctAACATAAAATCAATAGATCCCTAAATCTCATATAGCCATAAACATAAGGATACTAAGacccataaataataaaatccctAATTAAATACCTATTTAGGTGGTtgcaagtttttatttttttattttcaaatataatttttaaaacaaaacctattttattacaatagtgctaaaatgatttttaaattcattttaaaatcacTTTTACACTACttttcaaaaccaaaaataatagatttataactatctttttgtttccattagatttttttttaataatatcttcTATTTAgattctaattttcttttaacacaatttatactttaattacttttaatttgattttaccatgcaataaatgaataatacatgtgataaaaaatattgaaaaaaaatagtccgAATATTATaactctcttgtttttttttttttaaaacggaACTATCCAAACACCatgtaaattcaaaatttccgcGCTTCAACATTCAGTTCTCAGATTCCGAGTTTCTCACCATGCTCAGCTACTCACCCCCGCGTTTCAGAATCGCCGCCGTCGACGCTCACCACGATCCTCTCTTACCCTTTCTCCggttccttctctctctctctctctcacgcaCACACAAAGTTCCACAATCTCATCAATTTTctgcgttttttttttaatttttaattttgtgtgtGAATTTCAGGTCTATCAAGAAAGCCCTAGAAGCTTCCGACGACTCCGCTTCGAGTCTCAGTAACTTACTCAAAGATTGCATCAGAAACTTCAAGAACAATGACCGCTACCGAAACGACGTCAGATTCCTCAAGATCTGGCTCCTCTATGtaattctctctctttctctctttatgtGAAAACATTTTATATCTTTGATGCCGAATTCAACACGCCCTAGGGTTTATGTACACTGAGAGATTAACGATTCAACGAGTAATAGTGATTAAAGTAGCTAATTGAAGTGTCTTTGGCCTGTCTGGATAAACTTCTTGATAAGCAACTGCAGAAGGAGAAAATAAGAAAGCAAAATGAAATGGGCCATGTTTGGATCAATAAACACTTATAGGaggaaaaaatgagaaggaaaaaTGAATTAAGTTTTCCTCATAAGTTAATATTAGTTTATGCAGAGGCTAAAAATCAGCTTTTAAAGAAGCTAAATGAGAGAGTTGATAACTTCGTATAGACAAGCTTATGCATAAACCAATTTGTCCCTAGGAGAGAAacataattcattttattttctcgtttttattgagaaatttattcaaacatGACTTTAAACTTCttccataagttaaaatcaacttatgcttATCAGCTTTTAGAGATGTTGGATGACAGAGTTTCTGCAAAAGTTGAAGTGCATAAGTTGATCTTAACATACTtcctattttcttcttctataatTGTTTATGAAAAAGTTTATCCAAGGAAGACCTTAATGCATTAATCTTACTGATATTGCAACTAACAAAGTAACTTGCTGTTGCATGCATGAGCATAAGCAACAGAATCAATTATGTTGTTGGAAGTTTGGAACTGTTTACAGGCTAGGATGTGATGTGGAATGTTGTTGATTTCAGGAACTTTAGGAAGGGGTTAACTTGGTTCTGTTGGTTTCTTTGTGCAGATGGGAGTTAGTGATGATTTTGATAGTGTTTTCAAAGAAATGCTGGACAGTAATGTATGTACCAATAATTCTTCACTTTATGTGTGGTCTGCAAGTTTTTTTGAGTTGAAGGGAAGATTGCATGATGCTCTCACCATCTATCAGCTTGGCATTTGCAGGTAGGTTTTTTTGATATTGCAAGTTGCATAgtgagaaaatttaattttgattttatgtttggatCAATGTTCGATAGGAATACGGAGCCAATTGAGTGGTTGAAGAAGGCACGGACCTTATTTCTCAGTAGAATTTCTGAAATACAGAATGCTGCTTCAACTCAGAAGGTATGGATATTGGAACAGTCCcttacaattaaaaaacaaaattttgtatACTATTATTGTTTATGGTCTCTGCCACTTATGTCAGTTCAATTTTGAGATTTCCAATCACTAATTTAAGAATTCTTATATAATATCTGAGTTCAGGTTGATGATAAAGAATCCAAGAATTTGGAAGATAATGGCATTAATCCTTGGGGCACTTCCACCATGGATAGCCTTTTAAAGAAGATATATcctttaattatgaaatttgatgTGAGTTGTTTTAATCCTCTGTTATCTACTTGCCTTGATTTAACACATCTGACAAAGGTTCAGTTCCCTTATGCTTCTTTAAATACGTTTCAGGGGTATCGTTCAAGCACTAAACCATACACAGGAAAAGTGGCCTTATCTACCTTGAAGAATTCATCAAGGAATAAAGTTTTAGAGATAGGTTATACACTCTTTAGtcttatcatattattatatgAAATATGAGAGTAAAACACCATTTTGGTTCTTGAAAAACTTTGATTTGGTCGTATTAGtccctaaaaaatgaaaatcactatttttgtccttgaaagatgaaaacaaaTACCCATCAATTTAATCCTGTTTGTACATTAATTTAGTCTAGAAAAggactatatatatatggacAAAAAAGATAATTTCCATCTTTCAGGTTCTAGTATGACTGACCCCAAAATAATGTTTCACTTGAACTTTGAATATAGTTGCTTGACTGCTTTCCAGCTTTCTGCATACCTTAAGAGTCCATATTATGTGAATTTACTTGCTTATATTTTCTTCTGTCTACCACTGTTATTCAAGGATTTGAAACACTAACATTAGGAGTAAACTGGTACCATGGATTAGTTAGGAGATCCGTGCTCCCCcccaaaagaaaaagttattatGAAATAAAACTACCCGTCATTAGTCATTTTCTTGTAATGTTTTGCAAACTGTTTAGCTTGGGAAGTTCatatatccaaacacaaaatggaATGATCCTGCCACTAAAACTTTATCTTGCAATGATAAATGTATATATTGGATGTTAGatatttagataataaaaatatgtaacatcaagtgtatgttcaattgaatttatattttgtaaaatattatgGGCAGGACAACTTGTTGTATTCAACTGTTCACTACTTTAATAGCTTACAGTTACTTTGTGTTGCCAGCCTATAGTTATGACTTATCTGATCATGTAACTTATCAGCCTATGTGCTATCtttcttgaatttgaattgaattCATTACATCTCCCCAGTATTAttagctttttttattttttatttattttatagataaTCATGTTACAGAATGGTTTATACTAGAACTAGGTTTACTTATTTCTCTATAAGCTGCTTCCTTATATGTGGgcttcaatttgttttactaATGGTACTATTACTCCTCTTTGTCCTTATCATGACATTACAGGTGGAATGAAGTACCATATAAAGGGCTGTGCTGGACAGGGTGGTTTTGCCCAAGTATATAAGGCTAATGTCGACAGTGATCCTGACAATGTTGTTGCACTAAAGGTGATGATggcttttcaaataatttttctctgaAACGTGGGCCTATTGTCTCACTAGATTGTATTTTGAAACTTTAATGGCAGATACAAAAACCAGCTTTCCCTTGGGAATTTTACGTTTATCGTCTGCTTGATAAGCGCATCTTAGATAGAGAGGTATGCTGTTATCAACTATGCTATCAACCTGCCTTTTCTGTGAACATCTACTTATTCTGAGTTATCCTTTATCAGAGGTCAAGTTATGGTTTTGCTCACCGAATTCATGTCTATTCTGACTGTAGTATACTCATCTGTGACTATTTAGCTAATGGGACACTACAGGtctgttattttatttcctttgatTTTCCCTATTATCTTCAATATCTTTTGGTATTAATCTTCAACTGAAAATACTATGCAGGATGTGATAAACTCATATGTGGTCATAGGAAAATCCATGGAAGAAGTGTTATGCATTTACTACACAATAGAAATGTTACACATGGTTGAAACTTTGCATGGTGTTGGCTTGATTCATGGTGATTTCAAGCCTGATAATCTGCTAATTCGCTATGCTAGGTAAATTTAAGCATCTGTTGCAGTTCATACTCATGTGACTTATTTTAACAAACTTCATGCTCGTACAATCAGAATTCTAATATTCTAATACTTCAAAACTTTCCCTTTCTTTTCGTGTTATCCATTTGTACCTTTCCTTCATTCTTTGATTTTTTGTACCTTGTAAAACTGTAATTGTAAAGTTGTTTCCCAATTCTTAATTTACGAGGGTATAATTAATGACTCAATGTATCTATAATCTAAAGTAAGGATATTTTCAACCCATTGTTTGCGTCCTTGTTATTTTATACTCTTGTACCTAAGGATGTGAGGTATACAAAGGTCATCTGTATCTACCAAAGCATCATCTACTGGAGTGAAAATTGAAAGCATCATCAATTTAAACATGCCTTGCTATATTTACTGACAGATTCTGATTGCAAATGcttgaaatatttttgtttaatgagCATAGTATGATGTGCAATGCATAGCAATATGTTGTGTCAAGTTGCTTAGATGATTTAAATTTGTGGATGGTGCTATTTTTCAGGGGTGACCTTACAGAAGATGGGTTCTTGAGCCGAAGTGGTCCTTGGTGTGATCAGGTCAGTTTTTCTTGGATGatataataagattttttttttgttggcttcATTAATAGACAGTACATATTGTTTATCTTGCAGGGTCTTTGCCTTGTTGACTGGGGAAGAGGGATTGATTTGCATCTCTTTCCAGATCACACACTATTTAAGGGAGATTGCAAAACTTCTGGTTTTCGCTGCATTGAGATGCTAGAGGATAAGCCGTGGAAATTTCAGGCAAGTCACCTCTTAAATTACACTACAAATGCAATGGAACTCATTATTTACCGTCTTTTGAGTTTCCGTTCTCTATCACCTGCCAACAGGTAGATGCATATGGCCTTTGTGCTGTTGTCCATATGATGTTGCATAATTGCTATATGGAAGTCGTCAAAAAAGAACAATCTGATGGTAGCTACATGTATCTTCCCAAACTACCCTTTAAACGGTATGTTCCTAGTGTTATATTGTATGCAATTGTTACTTCTGTTTAGCACTGCGATTTTTTTATAAGGGATCGTTGTATGAAAATTGTCTCTTTCCAAAATGCCGCAACGGAAGTGCTTTTCACCGCTTCCTTTTTCATTCTGACATTTCGCTTGTTGAATAAAACAGTTACTGGAACATTGAGCTCTGGAAGACTTTCTTCACTAAGATGCTAAACCAATACCCCCATGATGATGATAGGAGTTTGCTGcaggacctgaagaagtccttCCAAGACTACTTGAGCTCCAATCCGCAGCTTATAAAGAAACTAAAGGAGTTACTCTCAAAGCAAAGGGCTTCCTTGTGCTCTGCTTAATGTTTTAAGATCACTACACCTATTATGTTGTTGTTATGAAGGTAGAAAAGTAAACAAATGCATAGTGCAAGCAATCACGGACATATTAGAAGGTAAACTTCCTTTGGTGTTTTGTCTTGTTTTCTAGCACACGCCTTTTAATTAGGGAAAAGACCCAAGTTTTAGTGAGTTAAGATCATAATGCAGTTCAATTAAAGCTAGGGTGGAGTGGGTACACTCTTACATATCCACTGCAGAGACAAGCTCTTTGTGCCTTCTGTAGTTTGAGTAAGGTCAGAAATTTGACCTTTTTAAGTAATGCTGTACATACATGTGCAAATGTAGAGTGTCAATAAGCAGGTACGACAGTTGTATACTATATGCCGTTATGTTTCTTGTCTAGGGCATGTATCATGTTCAAATTATCTATAAAGTTGAGTTCGTTTAAATCTTATATTTGGTTGAGTTCTATGATGCTTGGCTTTCTTTTTTACGTACGCTATGGTGCTAGATGGAATTTACGTACCAACAAGGTTGGTAAAGAAGACTAGTATCCATAATGAATGTGGGTATGAATCTCGCCGTCTATGTGTGGACTTGGGTAAatctataagtatttttttaaaatccaaatGAGCCTTATAatctataagtatttttttaaaatctaaatgaGTCTTAAGACACTGGTGAGTGTTTAGGATCCAATTCATCTAAACTTGTATTctggcaaaaaagaaaaaaaaaaagataaaatttatgtaatttataactGGACAAGAGTTTTGAGAAGGTTCTTCAAACACAACAAAGTGTGTTTGATTTGATGTTAGAGAATTGATTTTTGGTTCagatttgattttaaatatatttttacatgtttAGTTTTACATTAgagcataatttaaaatttattgaatttagaattgattttaacttaaaGCAAGTTTGAGTAATTTTgatattgaatttaaatttttttattgaattttacttctaatttgattttataataaaatgttaaaacataaatcatatcgctttagaatcaattttaattaaaatctattCTATTTAAAATCAACTTGTGAACGTGAATTCAaacacactaattttcaattactGCCTCTTCTAAAGCTTACATCAGTATCGATTTTTTGCTTCCACTTCCCAGGGAATTAATATGGACCAATTTAACACGTCAACGTTTCTTAGAACTTGGAGATTCTGGAATGAATTTGATGCACCTAACTGTTTTAGTTAGCTGTActatgttaatatattattgacatgaataattaattaacaatgtgTGTCTACAACTTTGGTTAACTAAGTGCATCCACTTGGTGAACTATATCTACGTTTATGCAAAAGATTCTAAACTTTAACGCATTCAATCGTTGCCACCTAATCTCTCAATATACGATAAATGCTCTTAAATAAAAGTCACCAAGAAGCGAATATGGCTCTTTAACGATTTGGTTCATGTAAAGTGTAGGTTGACTGGATTGTTATTATTGGTTATAtagatttttacttttttctatttaattcaAAGTTTAAATTCTAAGCTTGAATCATTGTCAATCAGGCACGACATAATGTTAACTCCATAATAACGAGAAAAGTGGGGAAAAAAATCGTGCAATACGAGCAAATTGACAATTGAAATAGGCAAATAATATGAGAGGATGATGCCCAACCATTTAAAAATGTAACAAAGTAAAGGccggaaaaaataaaaagacctaAGCTAAGGAGCCATAAGTATGGATAGATAACTTTGTCGgagttaaaaatttattgaatcataatatgtatgataatttttctttttacttttattatacttacaaattgaaaattcataaagataaaattaatttctaataaataaatgactaaaaaacaaaaacaaaggcaTATGTATtacacatttaattttaaagaataatttatatttatgtaaatGCAGACATAATTATAaacctaatattttttaaaacatacttttatataaattaaaatgatagaaGACGACCTATcttatatctaaaaaaaaacGTTAGAAGACATTTTTAAAGAAACTATTATCTGAATACATCAATTGTTTACatgttcctctaaaaaaaatcaattgtttAAGTgctaacatataattttttaaaataaaaacatattaaaaagtataataaaatagAGAATTGTAAATTATGACCACGGACAAGGTTCATGCTAAATATTtcgaaatgtttttttttctttcgtttttttttgtttttattattagggGTTTACGAAGTACGTTACTCATTGAAGaagtatacaattttttatgggAGGATGTCGGGTGCTGACAGAACCCCTCAGTTTTTGTTTGGCTGAAAGAAAAAAGGTGTTGTTAGGTGTACCTAGCATTATTATTGGTATatccaacattttttaaaaatgtcaaaattGTCCCTCATTTGTGTTGGGTGTGCATGAGAGAGTGATTTGTAAAAGACTTAAGGATCAAGTTAATTCGTATGTTCATATTTTaaacatacggatcaacttgatttgtatgttgatattttaagcatacggatcaacttgatctttaaaagacttacggatcaacttgatccagaaaagccttacggatcaacttgatccgtatgttgatattttaagtatatggatcaagttgattcgtatgTTGATATTTTAAGCATATGGATCAACTTAATCCGTAAAAGTCTTACACTGTAAGCCTTTTACGAATCAACTTAatctataaaaattatttatgcagGGATATTTTTGACTTTTACCATTAAGTACGGGGTGCACCTAACAACACTCAAGAAAAATGGTTGAAGAAGACAAAAGGAAAATAGCAAGGGGCAAATTCGTCATTAGATATAAAACCCTAATGCCCCTCTTTCGGTGCTTCCATTTATAGTCTCagtcttcttctcttctcttctcttctcttctcttgtcTCACGATCTCAACGGAGCACCTCTCTTCAGGTATTccccttttcttcttccattctctgcactttcttctattttattttctccacgattttgctttttccattttctgtgtttcttcttaatttttgttCTGTAGTTAGTTAGTTTCTCAGTGAAATGTTAGTTGTTATAATGATAGTGAATCGAATCCGGCCCTTTCCTTCTTCCTTAACCTTCCAATTCATCTTATATCTCCCACTTTTAATAGTACTTACAAATCCAACATCACTCCTTAACCAGAGCAGTGATGTTGGATCTTTAGTAGTACTTGATTTGCTATCTGACCTTCTCTTTAATCGAATTTCGCGGTGGTGTCCGAACTGAGAGACAATTTGAAAAGTAGAATAATGAGTTTGTGATTTGTGAGAGCGAGAGTGAGATCAACTGTTCTAGGATTTGAATTTGTAGTGTTGTTTGCTTTGTGCTTAGTCAGATACTCGCATTCTGCTATCTATAAAATTTTGAGGTTTTTATCAATTGCATTTTTAAGTAGTGAACTAGTGATGTTGGATTCATGTGCGCTTTGGTTAAGTTTACGAAGTATTTCTATGATTTGTGAATGCTTAGAGTAAGTTTATGAAGTATTGTGTTATTACAATGAAGAAAATGGTATTCCTGTTTTTGGATGAAGTGTTTGATTGATAAAAGGATACTTGATattgaatttctttttatctgTATTTACAGTGTCTCTACATCAGTGTTGTTAAATAGCTGCCGCCATGGCGGATTTTTTGCTAACCGCcgtaggcaatttgtgaagggacGCAATGACATGTTTGTATGGAAGAACTTTTGGCCTTCTGCCATTCGTCTTTTTTTGTATTGACAAATGTTAATGGTTAGTTTTTTTAGTAGAGAGGATTGAATCCGCGTTCTTTCCCCTCTTCACCTTAACCATTCAACCCACCTTATATCTCTGCCATCCACCATTGATAACACTGTTCCACATACATTCAGTATATCTGTGTACATTTTGTGAATGCCTTGTAAAGCATTTTGTGTTAAGACGTGTTTAATTTTAATCGGAGTTGCCAAATGTGTGTTAGATTTCTGGTGTATGATGCTTCAAatgcatttgattttcttttaaagtGGTGTTTTAGTAAGGATTTATTTTAACTCTAGTGTTGTTGAATCTATGGCTTATTGTAATGGGTAAATGTTGACAGGTCGCCATCTAGACTGCAATCATGGCTGATGGACCACAGCATCCATCAGTTGTTCAGAAGCTAGCTGGACAGTCTTACCTGGTGTCCAGGCTAAGCCCCAACTTTAACTCTGGGAATTATTCCTCGACTGTTTCTTACTTCAATGGAGGACTGCACTCTTCTGGGTTGGCTGTTGTGTCGCCTGGATCTCCAGTTACTGTGCATGCTCCAGCAGAGAAAGGAGTGAGTGGATTTCTAGTGGATTTTCTGATGGGTGGAGTGTCTGCTGCTGTGTCAAAGACAGCTGCTGCTCCAATTGAACGAGTCAAATTGCTTATCCAAAATCAGGATGAAATGATCAAAAGTGGTCGGTTATCTGAGCCATACAAGGGAATTGGTGATTGTTTTGCTCGAACCATGAAGGATGAGGGTGTGATTGCTCTTTGGAGGGGCAATACTGCTAATGTTATCAGATATTTCCCTACTCAGGTGATTGAAGTGAATGTATTTGACTTTGTTTCGGAGTTTCTCTATATATCATTTCTGTAAAATTCCTAATATCCTACTTTTCCTTCCAGGCTCTGAACTTTGCCTTTAAGGATTACTTCAAGAGACTTTTCAACTTTAAAAAGGACAAAGATGGCTACTGGAAGTGGTTTGCTGGGAATTTGGCATCTGGTGGGGCTGCTGGGGCTTCTTCCCTCTTATTTGTCTATTCTTTGGATTATGCCCGGACTCGTTTAGCAAACGATGCAAAGGCCGCAAAGAAGGGTGGTGAGAGGCAGTTTAATGGCTTGGTTGATGTTTACAGGAAAACCATCAAGTCTGATGGTGTTGCTGGCCTTTATCGTGGGTTCAACAT comes from the Glycine soja cultivar W05 chromosome 6, ASM419377v2, whole genome shotgun sequence genome and includes:
- the LOC114417192 gene encoding ADP,ATP carrier protein 3, mitochondrial-like; this encodes MADGPQHPSVVQKLAGQSYLVSRLSPNFNSGNYSSTVSYFNGGLHSSGLAVVSPGSPVTVHAPAEKGVSGFLVDFLMGGVSAAVSKTAAAPIERVKLLIQNQDEMIKSGRLSEPYKGIGDCFARTMKDEGVIALWRGNTANVIRYFPTQALNFAFKDYFKRLFNFKKDKDGYWKWFAGNLASGGAAGASSLLFVYSLDYARTRLANDAKAAKKGGERQFNGLVDVYRKTIKSDGVAGLYRGFNISCVGIIVYRGLYFGMYDSLKPVVLVGGLQDSFFASFLLGWGITIGAGLASYPIDTVRRRMMMTSGEAVKYKSSLHAFQTIVANEGAKSLFKGAGANILRAVAGAGVLAGYDKLQLVLFGKKYGSGGGG
- the LOC114417188 gene encoding mitotic checkpoint serine/threonine-protein kinase BUB1-like, with translation MLSYSPPRFRIAAVDAHHDPLLPFLRSIKKALEASDDSASSLSNLLKDCIRNFKNNDRYRNDVRFLKIWLLYMGVSDDFDSVFKEMLDSNVCTNNSSLYVWSASFFELKGRLHDALTIYQLGICRNTEPIEWLKKARTLFLSRISEIQNAASTQKVDDKESKNLEDNGINPWGTSTMDSLLKKIYPLIMKFDGYRSSTKPYTGKVALSTLKNSSRNKVLEIGGMKYHIKGCAGQGGFAQVYKANVDSDPDNVVALKIQKPAFPWEFYVYRLLDKRILDRERSSYGFAHRIHVYSDCSILICDYLANGTLQDVINSYVVIGKSMEEVLCIYYTIEMLHMVETLHGVGLIHGDFKPDNLLIRYARGDLTEDGFLSRSGPWCDQGLCLVDWGRGIDLHLFPDHTLFKGDCKTSGFRCIEMLEDKPWKFQVDAYGLCAVVHMMLHNCYMEVVKKEQSDGSYMYLPKLPFKRYWNIELWKTFFTKMLNQYPHDDDRSLLQDLKKSFQDYLSSNPQLIKKLKELLSKQRASLCSA